The Myxococcales bacterium genome contains a region encoding:
- a CDS encoding CRTAC1 family protein codes for MSLLRHTSGPRFLVAAALPLLPLVLALPAACSATATPGGGGGTADDGGSAVVAPGTECTARELVAPAQNYLKDISEKSGIQKGNFVPSPATPIPINDHSRLALVDVDGDGWDDAVMHSLFPNPQKGIPFEHLVFRNKHDGTFEDISEASGLRGVQAGFLVFADVDNDGDQDCFAGLDIDLPGQTSVVLLNDGRGHFTPKAGSGVERVKYVANAVFADFDNDGKVDLFLGNGHTSYAAKNAFLLGKGDGTFTDVTGERLPGVPAQPTDGLVACDYDDDGDLDVFVSTYGVSVRNGWNQLWENDGKGAFTDVASERGFAALATGNYFNPRTGNGKDAQPVTPDKIVGSNGFGVDCADITGDGLPDVWLTTISHADGADESRLWSDPSQLLVNKGRDAGFALANEFLSRGLPYNEGDIDAAIVDFDNDGRLDLSVTRTDKYEASFFDPQQKGYLGLFHQGADGAFTSLGLTSGVNDTAPGGKRGKAGQNLAWADIDHDGDADLLFGARDQGGGRANLLFENTLGQDNTWLALQVRGDGAKVHGDAFGTKVTVRVGDRVIVREKKSSRGTYDSIDGSTLLFGLGGLPACAAGRNAATLEIRWPDGTVDKYGREAFSLRSYLRATYGQKKLEPIK; via the coding sequence ATGTCTCTCCTTCGCCACACGTCAGGTCCCCGCTTCCTCGTCGCGGCGGCGCTCCCGCTGCTGCCGCTCGTCCTCGCCCTGCCGGCGGCGTGCAGCGCCACGGCGACGCCCGGGGGCGGCGGCGGCACAGCGGACGACGGCGGATCCGCGGTCGTGGCGCCCGGGACCGAGTGCACGGCGCGTGAGCTCGTCGCGCCCGCGCAGAACTACCTGAAGGACATCTCGGAGAAGAGCGGCATCCAGAAGGGCAACTTCGTGCCCAGCCCGGCGACGCCCATCCCCATCAACGACCACAGCCGCCTCGCTTTGGTCGACGTCGACGGAGACGGCTGGGACGACGCGGTCATGCACTCGCTCTTCCCGAACCCCCAGAAGGGCATCCCGTTCGAACACCTGGTCTTTCGCAACAAGCACGACGGCACCTTCGAGGACATCTCCGAGGCGTCGGGTCTACGCGGAGTGCAGGCGGGCTTCCTCGTGTTCGCTGACGTCGACAACGACGGAGACCAAGACTGCTTCGCGGGCCTCGACATCGACCTCCCCGGGCAGACGAGCGTGGTGCTGTTGAACGACGGAAGAGGGCACTTCACGCCCAAAGCCGGGAGCGGCGTCGAGCGCGTCAAGTACGTCGCGAACGCGGTGTTCGCCGACTTCGACAACGACGGGAAGGTCGACCTCTTCCTGGGCAATGGCCACACGAGCTACGCGGCGAAGAACGCGTTCCTGCTCGGGAAGGGCGACGGGACCTTCACCGACGTGACCGGCGAGCGCCTGCCCGGCGTGCCGGCACAACCGACGGACGGGCTCGTGGCCTGCGACTACGACGACGACGGCGATCTCGACGTCTTCGTGTCGACCTACGGGGTGAGCGTCCGGAACGGGTGGAATCAGCTCTGGGAGAACGACGGCAAGGGCGCGTTCACCGACGTCGCGTCGGAGCGCGGGTTCGCCGCGCTGGCGACTGGCAACTACTTCAATCCGCGCACTGGCAACGGGAAGGACGCGCAGCCCGTCACGCCCGACAAGATCGTGGGGAGCAACGGGTTCGGTGTCGACTGCGCCGACATCACGGGCGATGGGCTGCCGGACGTGTGGCTCACGACCATCAGCCACGCCGACGGGGCCGACGAGAGCCGGCTCTGGAGTGATCCGAGCCAGCTCCTCGTCAACAAAGGGAGAGACGCCGGCTTCGCCTTGGCCAACGAGTTTCTCTCCCGTGGGCTCCCCTACAACGAGGGCGACATCGACGCAGCGATCGTCGACTTCGACAACGACGGTCGGCTCGATCTCTCGGTCACCCGCACCGACAAGTACGAGGCGAGCTTCTTCGATCCGCAGCAAAAGGGCTATTTGGGGCTCTTTCATCAGGGCGCGGACGGCGCGTTCACGAGCCTCGGCCTCACGTCGGGAGTGAACGACACGGCCCCCGGCGGCAAGCGCGGCAAGGCCGGCCAGAACCTCGCCTGGGCCGACATCGACCACGACGGCGATGCCGATCTGCTCTTCGGCGCGCGCGATCAGGGCGGCGGGCGGGCGAACCTCCTCTTCGAGAACACCCTCGGCCAGGACAACACGTGGCTCGCGCTCCAGGTGCGTGGTGACGGCGCAAAGGTGCACGGCGACGCGTTCGGCACGAAGGTCACGGTCCGGGTGGGAGATCGCGTGATCGTGCGCGAGAAGAAGTCGAGCCGCGGCACGTACGACAGCATCGACGGGAGCACGCTGCTCTTCGGCCTCGGCGGGCTTCCCGCGTGCGCGGCCGGGCGCAACGCTGCCACCCTCGAGATCCGCTGGCCGGACGGCACGGTCGACAAATACGGCCGCGAGGCGTTCTCCCTGCGCAGCTACCTGCGGGCCACCTACGGCCAGAAGAAGCTCGAGCCGATCAAGTAG